Sequence from the Corallococcus sp. EGB genome:
GCGGGGTGACGGGTCCGCGAGGTGGCTCCATCGCGAAGGCCGGCGTGCCACGCAACGTCTCCGGCTCGTTGTTCAGCGTGATGGGGTCTTCGCTGCCCGCAGCCGGGGCCGCGCGGCTTCCTGCCCGGCGATCAATGTGGATGTCCCGGTCGAGCAGGCTCGGGACGGGGGCCACCGCGGGTGGGCGCGCGGCATTCGCGGCGCAAGCGGGGCAATCTCCGACCGGCGGCAGCGAGGCGCCGCACTTCAGGCACTTGGACAACGGATCCTCCCGGTGACGCGGACAACCGTCGCCATGAAAGGCCGCATTCAGGCCTGTAGCAAGAAAAGGGCAAGCCCCCCGGCGGTCCCTCGCCCGAGGAACCGTCAGGGGCTCGGCCGCGCCAATCGCAACCCTCCCCGTGGGGACGGCGCGTATGGGATGCCTCACGCTAGGCGTGGATGCGGCGCCGTCCCGCTGCTCCCACGAGGAGAAGCACGATGATGGCTCCCACGACGGACATGATGATGCCCGAGGCACGCAGCTCGAACAGGCGACCGTTGCGCTCGAAGAGCGAGCCGATGAGACCACCCACCAGCGAGCCCACCATGCCCAGAAGGGTCGTGGCCAACAGGCCCATGCTCTGCTTGCCCGGCAGGATGGCCCGGGCGATGAGGCCCGCGATGAGGCCGATGATGATGAAGGTGATGATCCCCATGAGAGTCTCTCCCGTGTGAGGGACCCGCGAGGTCCCGAGTGGGAGAAACGTAGGAATGGGCACAGGGATCCGTGACCAGGGATGCGAGCAGGGGCCGTCCGCTCGACTACTAACCGAGCGACCCGTCTAGGTGCTGCATGACCGCGAGCGCCGCGAGCGCCGCCGTCTCCGTGCGCAGGATGCGCGAGCCCAGCGTCACCGGCCGCGCGCCCATGGCCCGCAGTCCGTCCACCTCCTCACGCGCGAGCCCGCCCTCGGGGCCAATCACCAGCGCCACCGGCGTCCCCGGCGCCACGCTCCGGAACGCCTCGCCCAGCGGCACCGCGGACTCCTCTTCATCCAGCACCAGCAGCAGCGTGCCCGGCGTCAACGCGCGAGCCGCGTCCAACAGCGGCTGGGGCGG
This genomic interval carries:
- a CDS encoding GlsB/YeaQ/YmgE family stress response membrane protein, producing the protein MGIITFIIIGLIAGLIARAILPGKQSMGLLATTLLGMVGSLVGGLIGSLFERNGRLFELRASGIIMSVVGAIIVLLLVGAAGRRRIHA